A genome region from Pristis pectinata isolate sPriPec2 chromosome 4, sPriPec2.1.pri, whole genome shotgun sequence includes the following:
- the zpld1a gene encoding zona pellucida-like domain-containing protein 1a: MEQLCILLLLAIKINSVDTQFNGYNCDANLHSRFPGEKDILVFCGVQTITIKINFCPVLFSGYSETDLALNGRHGNAHCRGFINNSTFPTVVIFTINLSTLEVCGNNLVVSAAQGVNALGNISMVQFGNISGYIDTPDPPTIISYLPGLLYKYSCSYPLEYLINNTQLASSSAAISVKDSNGTFISTLSLLLYNDSAYNLPLVIPTVGLPLKTKVYAAVKATNLDGRWHVFMDYCYTTPSGNPNDEHRYDLFFSCTKDPQTTIIENGRSQMGRFSFEVFRFVKHKNQKMSPVFLHCVTKLCKSDDCPFLTPNCYKRKRRDLMEVTTTIPRSSTGNAVITAGPIITRSESDDTTANKSQVGYMGKSAFHFNSVSSALVSGIVILGVMTISFFTTSVILNRKLKNNSALTGIRNPAFN; encoded by the exons ATGGAACAGCTCTGCATCCTGCTGCTATTAGCTATTAAGATAAATTCAGTGGATACACAATTCAATGGCTACAATTGTGATGCTAATCTGCACAGCAGGTTCCCTG GTGAAAAGGATATCCTTGTCTTTTGTGGAGTGCAGACCATAACAATCAAGATCAATTTTTGTCCAGTACTATTCTCTGGCTATTCAGAAACAGATTTAGCATTAAATGGTAGACATGGCAATGCACATTGCAGGGGTTTTATTAATAACAGTACCTTTCCCACAGTTGTTATTTTTACCATCAACCTCAGTACATTAGAAGTCTGTGGAAATAACTTAGTG gTATCTGCTGCTCAAGGAGTTAATGCATTAGGCAATATTTCAATGGTGCAATTTGGGAACATTTCAGGTTATATTGATACTCCTGACCCACCAACCATTATTAGTTACCTGCCAGGACTGCTGTATAAGTACAGCTGTAGCTATCCACTGGAGTATCTTATCAACAACACTCAACTTGCTTC ATCATCTGCAGCGATATCAGTGAAAGACAGCAATGGTACATTTATCAGTACTTTGAGCTTACTCCTGTACAAT GATTCAGCCTACAACCTCCCTCTAGTGATACCAACTGTGGGGTTGCCCTTAAAGACCAAGGTGTATGCAGCTGTGAAAGCTACAAATCTCGATGGAAG ATGGCACGTCTTCATGGATTATTGTTACACCACTCCTTCTGGTAATCCAAATGATGAACATAGATATGATCTTTTCTTCAG CTGTACCAAGGATCCACAGACTACAATTATAGAAAATGGTAGGAGTCAGATGGGCAGATTCTCATTTGAAGTTTTTCGTTTTGTGAAACATAAGAACCAGAAGATGTCTCCAGTGTTCTTGCACTGTGTAACAAAGCTTTGCAAGTCAGATGACTGTCCATTCTTGACACCA AATTGTTACAAAAGGAAGCGAAGAGATTTAATGGAAGTTACTACCACAATCCCTCGCAGTTCCACAGGGAATGCAGTAATTACTGCGGGGCCTATTATCACCAGGAGTGAAAGTG ATGACACAACAGCAAACAAATCACAAGTTG GATACATGGGAAAATCTGCCTTTCATTTCAACTCTGTGTCAAGTGCATTAGTTTCTGGAATTGTTATTCTTGGTGTGATGACCATTTCCTTTTTTACCACCTCTGTCATCCTTAATAGGAAGCTGAAAAACAATAGTGCTTTAACTGGAATCAGAAATCCTGCTTTTAATTAA